One region of Algihabitans albus genomic DNA includes:
- a CDS encoding plastocyanin/azurin family copper-binding protein: MAGTSHVIDRRRALQIVVAAVCCGGASQAQGSESPIQSIDQITDVSATAATDMFRFAPDLVLADPGAEIAFLNSRGEHTVHSIPQFWPEGVPEVGISNQKEALVSLPTAGLYGFRCKRHGQYGMVMLVVAGDGGDLSGVQDKIEQMRASAREKQAFADLITRYETTKPS, encoded by the coding sequence ATGGCTGGAACCTCCCACGTTATCGACCGGCGTCGCGCCCTGCAGATCGTCGTCGCAGCGGTTTGCTGCGGTGGCGCGTCGCAGGCCCAAGGCAGTGAGTCGCCGATTCAGAGCATCGATCAGATCACAGACGTGAGTGCGACCGCGGCGACGGATATGTTTCGCTTCGCGCCGGATCTGGTTCTGGCCGATCCAGGCGCCGAGATCGCCTTCTTGAACAGTCGGGGCGAGCACACGGTTCATTCCATTCCGCAATTCTGGCCCGAGGGCGTGCCGGAGGTGGGAATCTCCAACCAGAAGGAAGCGCTGGTCTCTCTCCCGACGGCGGGGCTTTACGGCTTCAGGTGCAAACGCCATGGGCAGTACGGCATGGTGATGCTCGTCGTTGCCGGAGACGGCGGTGACCTGAGCGGCGTACAGGACAAGATCGAGCAGATGCGCGCGAGCGCCCGGGAGAAACAAGCCTTCGCCGATTTGATAACGCGCTACGAGACGACCAAACCCAGTTGA
- a CDS encoding phosphate/phosphite/phosphonate ABC transporter substrate-binding protein, protein MSLASLPMYDLPELRWATDRVWQAVSGRLRIGGFAEAPAALTRTLSLAETWSDPDLLLSQTCGYPLTHAFAGRLSLVAVPLYDAEGCESESRFGPTYRSAIVVRVDDSAEAPADLKDRRAAINDWDSQSGMSALRALVAPLAEGGRFFSEVIETGGHAVSVEAVAEGRADVAAIDCVTWALLGDVRPRALESLRVLTWSVRAPALPFVTSPGRAAQAARIGGALTEAMEDPALTEALAALRLIAVAPPERADYRRILEIEAEAEAHGYPVLR, encoded by the coding sequence ATGAGCCTTGCCTCCTTGCCGATGTACGACCTGCCGGAACTGCGGTGGGCGACGGATCGCGTCTGGCAGGCCGTGTCCGGGCGCTTGCGGATCGGCGGCTTCGCGGAGGCGCCGGCGGCGCTCACCCGAACCTTGAGCCTGGCCGAGACCTGGTCGGACCCGGACCTGCTGTTGAGCCAGACCTGCGGCTATCCGCTGACCCATGCTTTCGCGGGCCGCCTGTCGCTCGTGGCCGTGCCGCTTTACGACGCCGAAGGCTGCGAGTCGGAGAGCCGCTTCGGCCCGACCTATCGCAGCGCCATCGTGGTTCGCGTCGACGACTCGGCGGAGGCGCCTGCCGATCTGAAGGATCGGCGTGCCGCGATCAACGATTGGGACTCGCAGTCCGGCATGTCGGCCTTGCGGGCCCTGGTCGCGCCCTTGGCCGAAGGCGGCCGCTTCTTTTCCGAGGTGATCGAAACGGGAGGGCACGCCGTCTCCGTCGAAGCCGTTGCCGAAGGGCGGGCCGACGTCGCCGCGATCGACTGCGTCACCTGGGCGCTGCTCGGTGATGTCCGGCCACGGGCGCTCGAGTCTCTCCGCGTCCTGACCTGGTCGGTTCGGGCGCCGGCCTTGCCCTTCGTGACGTCGCCCGGTCGTGCCGCCCAGGCGGCCCGCATTGGAGGTGCGCTGACGGAGGCGATGGAGGACCCCGCTTTGACCGAGGCCCTCGCCGCGCTGCGGCTGATCGCGGTCGCGCCGCCCGAGCGCGCCGACTACCGCCGTATCCTGGAGATCGAGGCGGAAGCCGAAGCGCATGGGTATCCGGTCCTGCGCTAG
- a CDS encoding helix-turn-helix domain-containing protein: MTTAKDDLIPPFRERLAEVIERSGQSRAAFAAAIGLDRSTLSQLLSSENERLPRAETVVALAREAGVSTDWLLGLSQSAEIGTQVVANQLEIEGGAGDPLDKRLTRWHTEAVGSKIRYVPATLPDLLKTEATIDFEYQQLSPRVQEAQRERAEARLAYSRRPETDMEVCSSFQMIEAFARGEFIWRTMPVADRRAQLEQMAKLLDELYPTFRWFLYDGLQRFSVPVTIYGLQRAVLYIGGMFIVLQATEHIRVLSKHFDDLVRAATVQPPDVISLIEGLLRKSK, translated from the coding sequence ATGACCACGGCAAAAGACGACCTGATTCCGCCGTTTCGAGAACGCTTGGCCGAGGTGATCGAGCGGTCCGGGCAATCCCGCGCGGCCTTCGCGGCGGCGATCGGCCTCGATCGTTCCACGCTGTCGCAGCTGCTCTCTTCGGAAAACGAGCGCCTTCCCAGGGCGGAGACCGTGGTGGCTTTGGCCAGGGAGGCCGGAGTCTCGACCGACTGGTTGCTGGGCCTCAGTCAGTCGGCTGAAATCGGCACTCAGGTGGTGGCGAACCAGTTGGAGATCGAGGGCGGCGCCGGCGATCCCTTGGACAAGCGTTTGACCCGCTGGCACACCGAAGCGGTTGGCTCGAAGATCCGCTACGTCCCGGCCACTCTGCCCGACCTGCTGAAGACCGAAGCGACCATCGACTTCGAGTACCAGCAGCTCAGCCCGCGCGTGCAGGAAGCACAGCGCGAGCGGGCGGAGGCGCGGCTGGCCTACAGCCGCAGACCGGAAACCGACATGGAGGTTTGCTCCAGCTTTCAGATGATCGAGGCCTTCGCACGCGGCGAGTTCATCTGGCGCACCATGCCGGTGGCGGATCGGCGCGCCCAGTTGGAACAGATGGCCAAGCTGCTGGACGAACTCTATCCGACCTTCCGCTGGTTCCTCTACGACGGGCTGCAGCGCTTCTCCGTCCCCGTCACGATCTACGGACTGCAGCGCGCGGTGCTCTACATCGGCGGCATGTTCATCGTGCTGCAGGCGACCGAGCACATCCGCGTGCTGAGCAAGCACTTCGACGATCTCGTGCGGGCCGCCACCGTCCAGCCGCCAGACGTGATCTCGCTGATCGAGGGCCTCTTGCGCAAAAGCAAATGA
- a CDS encoding fatty acid desaturase — translation MPAHRASRKPETDRSAAKHGPARKRGLQLEWPTLAVAAAIYGGFGLVTWFHAALPWYLELAFGSYLIAWHASLQHEVVHGHPTSRSWLNRLIVLPNLWLWLPYEIYRETHLRHHRDRWLTDPAEDPESYYIAPARWALLGGVERTSLRLRNTVIGRLALGPLFCVAGFYRRESLRLLRGDPRRPRIWALHAVSVGLVLTWAMGVAGLSFWQLLLLYVYPGIALAHLRSFLEHRAHPDVAGRTAIVETGPLLSLLFLNNNLHSVHHNRPRLPWYRIPAVWRAEREAILRANDGYYLAGYGTILRRWAVTPKEPSLHPLGGVARDGRGGERVAFAAKSDVAGMDRKEPATI, via the coding sequence ATGCCCGCTCACCGGGCGTCGAGGAAACCCGAAACCGACCGTTCCGCGGCCAAACACGGTCCTGCACGCAAACGCGGCCTGCAACTGGAATGGCCGACCCTGGCCGTCGCCGCCGCGATCTACGGCGGCTTCGGACTCGTCACCTGGTTCCATGCCGCCCTGCCCTGGTATCTGGAGCTGGCCTTCGGCAGCTACCTGATCGCCTGGCACGCCTCCCTGCAGCATGAGGTGGTCCACGGCCACCCGACCAGCCGGAGCTGGCTGAACCGGCTGATCGTACTGCCCAACCTCTGGCTTTGGCTGCCCTACGAGATCTATCGCGAAACCCACCTGCGGCATCACCGCGACCGCTGGCTGACCGACCCCGCCGAGGACCCCGAGAGCTACTACATCGCTCCGGCCCGCTGGGCTCTGCTGGGCGGGGTCGAGCGGACGTCGCTGCGACTGCGCAACACGGTGATCGGCCGCCTGGCCCTCGGCCCGCTTTTCTGCGTGGCCGGCTTCTATCGCCGCGAATCGCTGCGTCTGCTGCGGGGCGATCCGCGCCGCCCGCGGATCTGGGCGCTGCACGCCGTCTCCGTCGGCTTGGTCCTGACCTGGGCAATGGGCGTCGCGGGCCTCTCGTTCTGGCAGCTCCTGCTGCTCTACGTCTATCCGGGCATCGCTCTGGCCCACCTGCGCTCCTTCCTGGAACATCGCGCGCACCCGGACGTCGCGGGCCGAACGGCGATCGTGGAGACCGGCCCGCTGCTGTCCCTGCTGTTCCTCAACAACAATCTGCACTCCGTTCACCATAACCGCCCGCGCCTGCCCTGGTACCGCATTCCGGCCGTCTGGCGCGCCGAGCGGGAGGCCATTCTGAGGGCGAACGACGGCTACTACCTGGCCGGATACGGCACCATCCTGCGCCGCTGGGCCGTCACCCCAAAGGAACCGTCGCTGCATCCGCTGGGCGGCGTTGCCCGCGACGGCCGCGGCGGAGAGCGCGTCGCGTTCGCGGCCAAATCCGACGTTGCCGGCATGGACCGCAAAGAGCCGGCCACGATATAG
- a CDS encoding NAD(P)/FAD-dependent oxidoreductase, which translates to MSVLPESKRFVIVGAGIHGLSTAWHLAMELERRGQGSGKDIVVLDKTGPGAGATGIACGCVRNLYMTKELHPILRHSVDVWQSDPIRFGFQQVGYISAGEANQQADYESMVESHNACGYRSDLYVGQEAKSFLKSIWPDFNTDRIEVAHFEHPSGYAGTRQAVAGLAEKCAQHGVEILAGVEVTGYDLAGRTIRRLHTNLGKISAEVVVLSVGAWMGKHWDLLGLPEELECHYPDGGTVTQDMWTYWRLLEGEMYVDRPYRTADDRDPPVLHVELMNTPVINETTGEEMSDHLYVYWKNAAERMETIGLQGGTIPIKIGNSATLDPYGHANDAYQADDWFADYFVSAMGYLMPRFKGQRSKFKDRRNGGIGAFTPDNVPIFDWVLDNAYMVADSNHGFKMIGAGKLVAKVLAGENRVPELEPFAFTRFAGGTTFGSSNSHCPWV; encoded by the coding sequence ATGTCCGTTCTGCCCGAAAGCAAGCGTTTCGTCATCGTCGGTGCCGGCATACACGGCCTGTCCACCGCCTGGCATCTGGCCATGGAGTTGGAACGGCGCGGTCAGGGCAGCGGCAAGGATATCGTGGTGTTGGACAAGACCGGCCCGGGCGCCGGCGCCACGGGAATCGCCTGCGGCTGCGTGCGCAACCTCTACATGACGAAGGAGCTGCATCCGATCCTGCGCCACTCGGTCGACGTCTGGCAGTCCGACCCGATCCGCTTCGGCTTTCAGCAGGTCGGCTACATCTCCGCCGGCGAAGCCAATCAGCAAGCCGACTACGAGTCGATGGTGGAGAGCCACAACGCCTGCGGCTACCGCTCCGACCTCTACGTCGGGCAAGAGGCCAAGAGCTTTCTCAAATCCATCTGGCCGGACTTCAACACCGACCGCATCGAGGTGGCGCACTTCGAGCATCCCTCGGGTTACGCCGGCACCCGTCAGGCCGTCGCCGGACTGGCCGAGAAGTGCGCCCAGCACGGCGTCGAGATCCTGGCCGGAGTCGAAGTCACCGGCTACGACCTGGCCGGGCGCACGATCCGCCGGCTGCACACCAACCTCGGCAAGATCTCGGCCGAGGTCGTGGTGCTCTCGGTCGGCGCCTGGATGGGCAAGCACTGGGATCTGCTGGGTCTGCCCGAAGAACTGGAGTGCCACTATCCGGACGGCGGCACGGTCACCCAGGACATGTGGACCTACTGGCGGCTGCTCGAGGGCGAGATGTACGTCGACCGGCCCTACCGCACGGCCGACGACCGCGACCCTCCGGTCCTGCACGTGGAGCTGATGAACACGCCGGTGATCAACGAGACGACCGGCGAGGAGATGAGCGATCACCTCTACGTCTATTGGAAGAATGCCGCCGAGCGCATGGAGACCATCGGCCTGCAGGGCGGCACCATCCCGATCAAGATCGGCAACAGCGCGACGCTGGACCCCTACGGCCACGCCAACGACGCCTATCAGGCCGATGACTGGTTCGCCGACTACTTCGTCTCGGCCATGGGCTACCTGATGCCGCGTTTCAAAGGTCAGCGGAGCAAGTTCAAGGACCGCCGCAACGGCGGCATCGGCGCCTTCACCCCCGACAACGTGCCGATCTTCGACTGGGTGCTCGACAACGCCTACATGGTCGCGGACTCGAACCACGGCTTCAAGATGATCGGCGCCGGCAAGCTGGTGGCCAAGGTCCTGGCCGGCGAGAACCGCGTGCCGGAGCTGGAGCCCTTCGCCTTCACCCGCTTCGCCGGCGGCACCACCTTCGGCTCCTCCAACAGCCACTGCCCCTGGGTTTAG
- the cas2 gene encoding CRISPR-associated endonuclease Cas2, whose amino-acid sequence MPPDRPALSGYRMMWLYVMFDLPVGTPAERKAATKFRHFLLDQAFEMAQFSVYLRFAESKEAAETLIGRVGDALPRHGKVHIVSLTDKQYGNARIFTGRKRERSPKNPNQLALF is encoded by the coding sequence ATGCCGCCGGACCGGCCGGCCTTGAGCGGGTATCGAATGATGTGGCTCTACGTGATGTTCGATCTGCCGGTCGGTACGCCGGCGGAGCGGAAGGCGGCGACGAAGTTCCGGCACTTCCTGCTGGATCAGGCCTTCGAGATGGCGCAGTTTTCCGTCTATCTCCGCTTCGCCGAAAGCAAGGAGGCTGCGGAAACCCTGATCGGGCGCGTCGGCGATGCGCTGCCGAGGCACGGGAAGGTCCATATCGTCAGTCTGACGGACAAGCAGTATGGCAATGCCCGAATTTTCACGGGACGAAAACGCGAACGCAGTCCGAAAAACCCGAACCAGCTTGCTCTCTTCTGA
- the cas1 gene encoding type II CRISPR-associated endonuclease Cas1: protein MTGRIVEIAEDGRHLAKNRGFLTVNAGGEEIGRLPLDDIAAVIASAHGITYSNSLLVALAERNAPLVVCAANFMPAAVLLSADGHHEQAGRMMDQAAASKPLRKRLWAQLVSAKIEAQAATLKVVGARHEGFGLLARKVRSGDPDNVEAQAARRYWPLLFGADFRRDRAAGGLNALLNYTYTVLRAGTARAVMGAGLHPSFGLAHRQRGNPFALADDLMEPFRPVADLLVFEAARAGIREPDKDSKPALARVLITDMSTAAGVSPVGVCLQRLAVSLAQCFGGETRILELPRPTLPLEG from the coding sequence ATGACCGGCCGCATCGTCGAGATCGCGGAAGACGGCCGGCATCTTGCTAAAAACCGGGGATTCCTGACCGTGAACGCGGGCGGCGAGGAGATCGGACGTCTGCCGCTCGATGACATCGCGGCGGTCATCGCCTCGGCCCATGGCATCACCTACTCCAATTCCCTGCTGGTGGCGCTGGCCGAGCGCAACGCGCCGCTGGTGGTCTGCGCCGCCAACTTCATGCCGGCCGCTGTTCTGCTGTCCGCCGACGGGCATCATGAGCAGGCCGGACGGATGATGGATCAGGCCGCCGCCTCGAAGCCTCTGCGCAAACGGCTCTGGGCCCAGCTTGTCAGCGCGAAGATCGAGGCGCAGGCCGCGACGTTGAAGGTTGTGGGGGCGCGGCACGAGGGCTTCGGGCTTCTGGCGCGCAAGGTGCGTTCCGGCGACCCGGACAACGTCGAGGCGCAGGCCGCGCGGCGCTATTGGCCGCTGCTGTTCGGCGCGGACTTCCGGCGGGACCGCGCGGCCGGTGGGCTCAATGCGTTGCTGAACTACACCTACACCGTCCTGCGGGCCGGTACTGCGCGTGCGGTCATGGGCGCCGGTCTGCATCCCAGTTTCGGCCTCGCGCACCGTCAGCGCGGCAACCCCTTCGCCCTGGCCGACGACCTTATGGAGCCCTTCCGGCCGGTCGCGGACCTTCTGGTCTTCGAGGCCGCGCGGGCCGGCATCCGCGAACCGGACAAGGACAGCAAGCCGGCGCTGGCCAGGGTGCTGATCACCGACATGAGCACGGCGGCGGGCGTCAGCCCGGTCGGCGTCTGTCTGCAACGGCTGGCCGTCTCCCTGGCGCAATGCTTCGGCGGCGAGACGCGAATTCTCGAGCTGCCGCGCCCGACGCTGCCGCTGGAGGGGTAG
- the cas9 gene encoding type II CRISPR RNA-guided endonuclease Cas9 (Cas9, originally named Csn1, is the large, multifunctional signature protein of type II CRISPR/Cas systems. It is well known even to general audiences because its RNA-guided endonuclease activity has made it a popular tool for custom editing of eukaryotic genomes.), which produces MKYRLGLDLGSNSIGWCLLKLEPRCVLDAGVRILTPNEEAGRDPQSKTSLAAERRDARSARRRRDRFLRRQKRLLQVLTAAGLMPADTAARKALETLDPYWLRAEALDRKLTLHEIGRAVFHLNQRRGFKSNRIADGDDAEKSATKQGMKALRERLEAEGARSLGELLARRHRRDRQGHRLRDGGGWAVPEPVRFRPTSQGSKNLYDLYPAREMVAEELEKIWAAQAPHHPELTGGLLESLRRIVIDQRPLRTPPVGRCSLRPEVQMVERAGLTLDQGERAPKAHPLFQRVRILQEVANLRVGWAGARDRALTLTERDAIVAKLMASGGTLVAFDKLRAAAKLPEESRFNHELSGRKGFQPDQTAVKLAMKKAFGKPWRSLERDRQIEVVERLLGIEDPEDLIAWLQEICNLDPDAAEAVSELRLPQGHGQLGRSILADLVAVMESQSKEAVDPETGELYRRPLTYDEAVEALNLHHSNLRVDGTVARLPYYGAALARHVVSKPDAPDGSQERIGRVPNPTVHIALNQLRKIVNALIEIHGPPEEIVIELGRELKLSRQRKEEIERDNRANERKNAERRERLAKLGVADSHDARLRLRLFDELPPDERVCVFTGTPLNVERLFDGSVEVEHLLPFSQTLDDSFMNKALCTRAANRQKGNRPPAEAWSGEVLREIVERAERILQRKAWRFQPDAMARFDADGGFLARQLIDTQYMSRLAKTYLEQVCERVWAPPGRLTAMLRAKWGLNDLLPDHNFTNPNQPKNRKDHRHHAIDAFVVACTDRGLLNRMARASGRAESLDLDRLFPDGGFPEPFPGFRADLSAALERIVVSHKPDHGLPPGAQDNVQVTSGQLHEATAYGEVKEEIDGKPYNLVTRKPVLQLTDGDIGRIRDARLREDLQARMAAAAGGGKLTDAERRAVLEAFANDHGLRRLRILKTEASVRRVEHRGADGQVFTKAYTPGGNHRVEIFTLPDGSWGGEGVTVHDANQPGYRPHWREEYPGARLFMRLHNGDLLEADFEGKHEIYRVYRLEPSAKRVRLAGHKEAGSIDQRHNDPDDPLRWIFATYERLRDAGARPVRVDVLGRVSTLLEPVG; this is translated from the coding sequence ATGAAATACCGGCTTGGCCTGGATCTCGGCAGCAATTCCATCGGCTGGTGCCTGCTGAAGTTGGAACCTCGGTGTGTTCTGGATGCCGGCGTGCGTATCCTGACGCCGAACGAGGAAGCGGGGCGCGATCCCCAGTCGAAAACCTCCCTCGCGGCCGAGCGGCGCGATGCGCGGTCGGCGCGGCGGCGGCGGGACCGCTTTCTGCGCCGGCAGAAGCGGCTGCTGCAGGTTCTGACGGCGGCCGGACTGATGCCGGCCGACACAGCCGCGCGCAAGGCGCTGGAGACGCTGGACCCCTACTGGCTGCGCGCGGAGGCGCTGGACCGCAAGCTGACGCTCCACGAGATCGGCCGGGCGGTCTTTCACCTCAATCAACGGCGCGGCTTCAAGTCCAACCGCATCGCCGATGGTGACGATGCGGAGAAGAGCGCGACCAAGCAAGGCATGAAGGCGCTGCGCGAACGGCTGGAGGCGGAGGGCGCGCGCAGTCTCGGCGAGCTGCTCGCGCGCCGCCACCGCCGCGACCGTCAGGGGCATCGGCTCAGGGACGGCGGGGGCTGGGCGGTACCGGAGCCGGTCCGCTTCCGGCCGACGAGCCAGGGCAGCAAGAACCTCTACGATCTCTACCCGGCCCGCGAGATGGTCGCGGAGGAACTGGAGAAGATCTGGGCGGCCCAGGCGCCCCATCATCCCGAGCTGACCGGCGGCCTGCTGGAAAGCCTGCGGCGGATCGTGATCGACCAGAGGCCGCTCAGGACTCCGCCGGTCGGGCGCTGCAGTCTGCGGCCCGAGGTACAGATGGTGGAGCGGGCGGGGCTGACGCTGGACCAGGGCGAGCGTGCGCCGAAGGCACACCCGCTGTTTCAGCGCGTCCGCATCCTGCAGGAGGTGGCCAACCTACGTGTCGGCTGGGCCGGCGCACGCGACCGTGCATTGACCCTCACGGAACGCGACGCGATCGTCGCCAAGCTGATGGCCTCCGGCGGAACCCTCGTCGCCTTCGACAAGCTGCGGGCGGCGGCGAAGCTGCCGGAGGAAAGCCGCTTCAATCACGAGCTGTCCGGCCGCAAGGGCTTCCAGCCCGACCAGACGGCGGTCAAGCTCGCCATGAAGAAGGCCTTCGGCAAACCGTGGCGCAGCCTGGAGCGGGACCGGCAGATCGAGGTCGTCGAGCGGCTGCTGGGCATCGAGGATCCGGAGGACCTGATCGCCTGGCTGCAGGAGATCTGCAACCTGGACCCCGACGCGGCCGAGGCTGTTTCGGAGCTGCGCCTGCCGCAAGGCCACGGGCAGTTGGGGCGCTCGATTCTCGCCGATCTGGTGGCGGTGATGGAGAGCCAGTCTAAGGAAGCGGTCGATCCCGAAACGGGTGAGCTCTACCGACGCCCCTTGACCTATGACGAGGCGGTCGAGGCGCTGAATCTGCACCATTCGAACCTGCGTGTGGACGGCACGGTGGCGCGGCTTCCTTACTACGGTGCGGCGCTGGCCCGGCATGTGGTCTCCAAACCGGATGCGCCGGACGGCAGTCAGGAGCGGATCGGCCGCGTGCCGAACCCGACGGTTCACATCGCGCTCAATCAACTCCGCAAGATCGTCAATGCCCTGATCGAAATCCACGGCCCGCCGGAGGAGATCGTGATTGAGCTTGGGCGCGAGTTGAAGCTGAGCCGCCAGCGCAAGGAGGAGATCGAGCGGGACAACCGGGCCAACGAGCGCAAGAACGCGGAACGGCGCGAACGGCTGGCGAAGCTGGGTGTCGCCGACTCCCACGACGCGCGTCTTCGGTTGCGGCTCTTCGACGAGCTGCCGCCGGACGAACGGGTCTGCGTCTTCACCGGCACGCCGCTCAACGTCGAACGGCTGTTCGACGGCTCGGTCGAGGTCGAGCATCTGCTGCCCTTCTCACAGACCCTCGACGACAGCTTCATGAACAAGGCGCTCTGCACCCGCGCCGCCAACCGCCAGAAGGGCAACCGGCCGCCGGCGGAGGCCTGGAGCGGCGAGGTGCTGCGGGAGATCGTCGAGCGGGCCGAACGCATCTTGCAAAGGAAGGCCTGGCGTTTTCAGCCCGACGCCATGGCGCGCTTCGACGCCGACGGCGGTTTCCTGGCGCGGCAGTTGATCGACACCCAATACATGTCGCGGCTCGCCAAGACCTACCTGGAACAGGTCTGCGAACGGGTCTGGGCGCCGCCCGGCCGGCTGACCGCCATGCTGCGCGCCAAGTGGGGTCTGAACGACCTGCTGCCGGACCATAACTTCACCAATCCGAACCAGCCGAAGAATCGCAAGGATCACCGGCACCACGCCATCGATGCCTTCGTGGTGGCCTGCACCGACCGGGGTCTGCTGAACCGCATGGCCCGCGCTTCGGGCCGGGCGGAGAGCCTGGATCTCGACCGGCTGTTTCCGGACGGTGGTTTCCCCGAGCCCTTCCCAGGCTTCCGCGCCGACCTCTCCGCCGCGCTGGAGCGCATCGTCGTCAGCCACAAGCCCGACCACGGCCTGCCGCCGGGGGCGCAGGACAACGTCCAGGTCACCTCGGGGCAACTGCACGAGGCCACCGCCTACGGCGAGGTGAAGGAGGAGATCGACGGCAAGCCCTATAACCTCGTCACCCGTAAACCCGTCCTGCAGCTCACCGACGGCGACATTGGCCGGATCCGCGACGCGCGCCTGCGCGAAGACCTTCAGGCCCGCATGGCTGCGGCGGCCGGCGGCGGCAAGCTGACAGATGCCGAGCGCCGTGCGGTGCTGGAGGCCTTCGCCAACGACCATGGTCTGCGCCGTCTGCGGATTCTCAAGACCGAGGCTTCGGTGCGGCGGGTGGAACATCGCGGCGCCGACGGACAGGTTTTCACGAAGGCCTACACCCCCGGCGGCAACCACCGGGTCGAGATCTTCACCCTGCCGGACGGGAGCTGGGGCGGCGAGGGCGTCACGGTGCACGATGCGAACCAGCCCGGCTACCGCCCGCACTGGCGGGAGGAATATCCGGGCGCGCGGCTTTTCATGCGGTTGCACAACGGGGACTTGCTTGAGGCGGATTTCGAAGGAAAGCACGAAATCTACCGGGTCTATCGGCTGGAGCCTTCCGCCAAGCGGGTTCGCCTCGCCGGCCACAAGGAGGCGGGCAGCATCGACCAGCGCCACAACGATCCCGACGATCCGCTGCGCTGGATCTTCGCGACCTACGAGCGGCTGCGCGATGCCGGAGCGCGGCCCGTCCGGGTCGATGTGCTGGGCCGGGTGTCCACGCTGCTGGAGCCGGTCGGATGA